A genome region from Trichocoleus sp. includes the following:
- the bchM gene encoding magnesium protoporphyrin IX methyltransferase, with protein MTATDDKTIVKDYFNATGFDRWRRIYGDGEVNKVQLDIRHGHQRTVDTVLEWLIADGNLAELSVCDAGCGVGSLSIPLAEQGATVFASDISEKMVGEAKERAQATLGQANNSTFAVQDLESLSGKYHTVICLDVLIHYPQDKAMEMITHLSSLAESRVLISFAPKTFAYSLLKKIGELFPGPSKTTRAYLHKEADIVRALEANGWTIKRNAMTKTRFYFSRLLEAAR; from the coding sequence ATGACTGCAACAGACGATAAGACGATCGTTAAAGATTATTTCAATGCCACTGGGTTCGATCGCTGGCGGCGAATTTATGGTGATGGCGAAGTGAACAAAGTTCAGCTTGATATTCGCCATGGGCATCAGCGCACCGTCGATACGGTATTAGAGTGGCTGATCGCAGACGGCAATCTGGCAGAGCTGAGCGTTTGTGATGCGGGTTGCGGGGTTGGCAGCCTCAGTATTCCTTTAGCGGAACAAGGCGCAACCGTGTTTGCCAGCGATATTTCTGAAAAGATGGTCGGAGAAGCAAAAGAGCGAGCGCAGGCAACGCTTGGGCAGGCAAATAATTCAACCTTTGCAGTACAAGACCTGGAAAGTTTAAGCGGTAAGTATCACACGGTTATTTGTCTGGATGTGCTGATTCACTACCCGCAAGATAAAGCCATGGAAATGATCACGCATCTGAGCAGTCTGGCTGAATCACGGGTGCTGATTAGCTTTGCGCCCAAAACTTTTGCTTACAGCTTGCTCAAGAAAATTGGTGAGCTGTTCCCTGGTCCCAGCAAAACGACTCGTGCCTATCTGCACAAAGAAGCGGACATCGTTCGAGCCTTGGAAGCCAACGGCTGGACAATCAAGCGGAACGCCATGACCAAAACTCGTTTCTATTTTTCACGATTATTGGAAGCAGCTCGTTAG
- a CDS encoding GAF domain-containing sensor histidine kinase: MLSPERQFICPSDQTPDLEQEQYRLQALIELGLLDAESVTVFEEATQTAAHFLNMPICTLGLLERDRLWFKSAVGLSRIGLMNSLAASRQLPRTEAFCRLVVEHQRRLVIANASADPMYINTLLVQQYGIQSYLGVPLFDSQGRCLGALAVMGLTPREFTDRDIQFVELMARWSMSEFERDRLAKRSSVIQAHSSLSAPIVEANSLHVAPGQLTSDGNMTNSVKATLIAKMTQELCTPLTSILGMARVLSQGIYGTMTEKQKEYIEIIHNSGQYLLSLVNEIVELGALNAAHRSLELNPVDVEMLCQQVITSLQQVAQRREQQIQLSVEPGPRIWLLDKEKVRQLLYHLVFSVIQTSSSDSIVRIHVSRRQSNLTLTIWASHPWLGDGISTLDYMPVLSPASAQTSEQTNTDLLWNLDEAEMPSSIYPATSSPMGQQQDSRQGLGLLLSHQLTELHEGTISVQGSIEEGYRYVIRLPHFEGLEEKA; this comes from the coding sequence ATGTTAAGCCCTGAGCGTCAATTTATTTGCCCTAGTGATCAGACACCTGATTTAGAACAAGAACAATATCGCCTCCAGGCTTTAATAGAATTGGGGCTTCTTGATGCCGAAAGCGTCACTGTATTTGAGGAAGCAACCCAAACGGCAGCCCACTTTCTCAATATGCCAATTTGCACTTTAGGACTTTTAGAGCGCGATCGGCTCTGGTTTAAGTCAGCAGTTGGGCTATCGCGAATTGGTTTAATGAATAGCCTGGCAGCTTCTCGTCAACTCCCTCGTACTGAAGCATTTTGTCGCCTTGTGGTGGAGCATCAACGGCGCTTGGTCATTGCAAATGCCAGTGCTGATCCGATGTATATCAATACGCTTCTGGTTCAGCAATATGGCATTCAGTCTTATTTAGGCGTGCCTCTGTTTGACTCGCAAGGTCGTTGCTTAGGCGCATTGGCAGTGATGGGGCTAACGCCGCGAGAATTTACCGATCGCGATATTCAATTTGTGGAGTTGATGGCACGCTGGAGCATGAGCGAATTTGAGCGCGATCGACTGGCAAAACGATCGTCTGTGATTCAGGCTCATTCAAGCTTATCTGCCCCGATCGTTGAAGCGAATTCTCTCCATGTTGCACCTGGTCAGTTGACATCAGATGGAAACATGACGAATTCAGTAAAAGCAACTTTAATTGCCAAGATGACGCAAGAACTTTGTACACCGCTCACCTCAATTTTAGGAATGGCGAGAGTACTGAGTCAGGGCATCTATGGCACAATGACCGAGAAACAAAAGGAATATATTGAAATTATTCACAATAGCGGTCAATATTTACTGTCTTTAGTCAATGAAATTGTCGAACTCGGTGCGCTCAATGCGGCTCATCGAAGCTTAGAGCTGAACCCCGTCGATGTTGAGATGCTTTGCCAGCAGGTCATCACTAGCCTGCAACAGGTTGCCCAACGGCGCGAACAGCAAATTCAACTGAGCGTTGAACCTGGACCTCGAATCTGGCTGCTGGACAAAGAGAAAGTCCGTCAACTTCTCTATCACCTTGTCTTCAGTGTGATTCAGACTTCAAGCTCTGATAGCATCGTTCGCATCCATGTTTCTCGGCGTCAAAGCAACCTTACCTTAACCATTTGGGCTTCTCATCCCTGGTTGGGTGACGGCATTTCAACACTGGACTATATGCCCGTCCTCTCACCTGCTTCAGCGCAGACTTCAGAACAGACTAATACAGACTTGCTCTGGAACTTGGACGAAGCAGAGATGCCCAGTTCTATTTATCCTGCAACATCTTCGCCCATGGGCCAGCAGCAAGATTCGCGTCAGGGCTTGGGGTTGCTGCTCAGTCATCAACTGACAGAACTGCATGAAGGCACCATTTCTGTACAAGGATCGATCGAAGAGGGCTATCGTTATGTGATTCGGCTGCCCCACTTTGAAGGATTGGAAGAAAAAGCGTAA
- a CDS encoding DUF423 domain-containing protein, giving the protein MTQVFLTIAAVLGGLSVALGAFGAHALEGKLTDRAQEIFETATRYQMYHALALMLVAVLLNRAEAAQSWLTTAGVAFIVGVLLFCGSLYTISFSGIKGFGAIAPLGGLALIIGWGCLAVSPWIK; this is encoded by the coding sequence ATGACACAGGTGTTTCTGACAATCGCCGCTGTTTTGGGTGGTTTATCAGTTGCTCTGGGCGCATTTGGTGCACATGCCCTGGAAGGGAAGCTCACCGATCGGGCTCAAGAAATCTTTGAAACCGCGACGCGATATCAGATGTATCATGCTCTAGCTTTGATGCTGGTTGCGGTTCTGCTTAATCGGGCGGAAGCGGCTCAATCCTGGCTTACAACTGCTGGAGTTGCCTTTATTGTCGGTGTGCTGCTGTTCTGCGGCAGTCTCTATACCATTAGCTTTTCTGGCATCAAAGGCTTTGGAGCAATCGCACCGCTAGGCGGGTTAGCGTTGATAATTGGCTGGGGCTGTCTGGCAGTGAGTCCCTGGATCAAGTGA
- a CDS encoding NUDIX hydrolase has protein sequence MQQIWRYLQAALGIIFRHPITGTSIIPILPDGRIVLVQRRDNGKWSLPGGVVDWGEDIPSAVRRELAEETGLDLVQINRLVGVYSDPQRDARFHSICVAVEAKVEGKMGVQDTLEVMNIRAFCPAEIPQGSLSHDHDRQLEDYFKGMTTVA, from the coding sequence ATGCAACAAATTTGGCGGTATCTTCAGGCAGCCCTCGGAATTATCTTCCGACACCCAATTACAGGCACGAGCATTATTCCAATCTTGCCAGATGGACGAATTGTTTTAGTTCAACGTCGAGATAACGGCAAATGGAGTCTTCCGGGGGGCGTGGTTGACTGGGGCGAAGATATTCCCTCTGCGGTACGGCGAGAACTTGCCGAAGAAACCGGATTAGATTTAGTTCAAATTAATCGTTTAGTTGGTGTTTATTCTGACCCCCAGCGCGATGCCCGCTTCCACTCAATTTGTGTGGCTGTTGAAGCAAAGGTTGAGGGCAAAATGGGAGTGCAAGATACGCTGGAAGTGATGAACATTCGCGCATTTTGCCCTGCTGAGATTCCCCAAGGCAGTCTTTCTCATGACCACGATCGCCAGCTTGAAGACTACTTTAAGGGTATGACCACTGTGGCATAA